In Tepidimicrobium xylanilyticum, one DNA window encodes the following:
- a CDS encoding glycine/sarcosine/betaine reductase component B subunit yields MKLKRQYFDVKDVIFSDKTQYKDGVLSINEEELLEKIRPLMKSVTDVDFELVKPGESARIVHVLDTIQPMYKVEGIGKQYSGFFGHPNVVGEGITNLLRGFTVMESAPLPWDESSASSGLLYPRDAIIDMIGPIAGFTPFSQTINLVITYKLLEGKSSAEYDNDIRLCGLKVSEILAELTVGQVPNEVEEFSISNINPELPNVVLVWQCQNQGVYSNTYLYGHDISNLVPTLLHPNEMLDGCIVSGNYVWPAFKVPTYLHVNHPILLELYRLHNKELNFRGVILSRSHNPTNWHKERSANFCVKLAKYLGADGLIMAWEGGGNAAVDGMLTIQAAEKNGIKASTITFEFGGVDGTEGILLVDDVPEADAIISGGSIEKPYTLPKVERVVGGEVLRLNKESGGYFPPANKSITFDTTTHFYCSGNQSGHGKLFAEAY; encoded by the coding sequence GTGAAACTTAAAAGGCAGTATTTTGATGTGAAAGATGTGATTTTTTCCGATAAAACTCAATATAAGGATGGAGTATTATCTATTAATGAGGAAGAATTATTAGAAAAAATTAGGCCATTAATGAAAAGTGTTACTGATGTAGATTTTGAGCTTGTTAAACCTGGGGAAAGTGCAAGGATAGTCCATGTGTTAGACACAATACAGCCAATGTACAAAGTAGAAGGTATTGGGAAGCAATATTCTGGTTTTTTTGGCCATCCAAATGTAGTAGGTGAAGGGATAACAAATTTATTAAGAGGTTTCACTGTAATGGAAAGTGCCCCTCTACCATGGGATGAAAGCAGTGCTAGCAGTGGTCTATTATATCCAAGGGACGCAATTATAGATATGATTGGTCCAATTGCTGGATTTACTCCTTTTTCACAAACTATCAATCTAGTTATAACTTATAAGCTTTTAGAAGGAAAATCATCAGCAGAATATGATAATGATATTAGACTTTGTGGACTAAAGGTTTCGGAAATTTTGGCTGAGTTAACTGTAGGACAAGTCCCAAATGAAGTAGAAGAATTTTCCATATCCAATATAAACCCTGAACTACCCAATGTAGTATTGGTATGGCAATGTCAAAATCAAGGAGTTTATTCAAATACCTATTTATACGGTCATGATATATCTAATTTAGTGCCAACCTTATTGCACCCAAATGAGATGTTAGATGGTTGTATTGTAAGTGGGAATTATGTATGGCCAGCATTCAAAGTGCCAACCTATTTGCATGTAAATCATCCCATATTGTTAGAACTATATAGACTTCACAATAAGGAACTGAACTTTAGAGGTGTAATATTGAGCAGAAGTCATAATCCTACCAATTGGCATAAGGAACGTTCTGCTAATTTCTGTGTTAAGTTGGCTAAGTATTTAGGAGCGGATGGACTTATAATGGCTTGGGAAGGTGGAGGAAATGCAGCTGTAGATGGGATGTTAACAATCCAAGCCGCAGAAAAGAATGGAATAAAAGCTTCAACCATTACATTTGAATTTGGGGGAGTAGATGGAACGGAAGGAATACTTTTAGTAGATGATGTTCCAGAAGCGGATGCCATAATTAGTGGTGGCTCAATAGAAAAGCCTTACACACTGCCGAAGGTTGAAAGGGTAGTTGGTGGTGAAGTATTGAGACTTAATAAGGAATCAGGTGGATACTTCCCCCCAGCAAATAAGAGTATAACCTTTGATACGACTACTCATTTCTATTGTTCAGGAAATCAATCGGGGCATGGCAAACTATTTGCTGAAGCCTATTAG
- a CDS encoding glycine/betaine/sarcosine/D-proline family reductase selenoprotein B, giving the protein MAKLKAVYYVNQFYAGIGGEEKADMGLKVLDDIKGPAIAIGSFWGNEMEVVKVISCGDNFINNDEKYESILPEIDRIMEKINPDVFIAGPAFNAGRYGVACAKLCDYVKKTHNIPSVTAMYYENPAVQMYVKDNYIIESSETSAGMKEVLPILGKFSLKLAKGEKIGPARIEGYLPTGHRYNEYHEKTGAQRVVEILLKKLKGEKHKTEIPLRGFEKVSPADPIKDLKEAHVALITTGGLVPKGNPDKLKQAFSVTYGKYNIAGLDLIPKGDFISIHGGYDTTIVDEDPNRLVPLDELRILEREGKINKVYDEFFTTCGIGTNVESSKKIGRGIAGDLKTNKVNVALLTST; this is encoded by the coding sequence ATGGCTAAGCTAAAAGCTGTTTATTATGTTAATCAATTCTATGCAGGTATAGGTGGAGAAGAAAAGGCTGATATGGGTCTAAAAGTATTGGATGATATAAAGGGGCCAGCTATTGCTATAGGAAGTTTTTGGGGAAACGAGATGGAAGTTGTAAAAGTAATTTCCTGTGGAGATAATTTTATCAATAATGATGAAAAGTATGAGAGCATATTGCCAGAAATAGATAGGATTATGGAAAAAATAAATCCAGATGTGTTTATTGCAGGTCCTGCATTTAATGCTGGTAGATATGGTGTTGCATGTGCTAAATTATGCGATTATGTAAAGAAGACTCACAATATACCAAGTGTTACAGCTATGTATTATGAGAATCCAGCAGTTCAGATGTATGTAAAGGATAACTATATTATAGAAAGTTCAGAAACATCGGCTGGTATGAAAGAAGTGCTTCCGATTCTAGGCAAATTTTCATTGAAATTAGCTAAGGGAGAAAAAATTGGTCCAGCTAGAATAGAAGGCTATTTACCTACAGGCCATAGATATAATGAATATCATGAAAAGACTGGTGCACAAAGGGTGGTGGAAATATTATTAAAGAAATTAAAAGGGGAGAAACATAAAACGGAAATCCCGCTAAGAGGTTTTGAAAAGGTTAGTCCTGCAGATCCAATTAAGGATTTAAAAGAAGCTCATGTAGCCTTAATTACGACAGGCGGATTGGTGCCTAAAGGTAATCCGGACAAATTGAAACAGGCTTTTTCTGTAACCTACGGTAAATACAATATTGCTGGATTAGATCTAATTCCTAAAGGGGATTTTATTTCAATTCATGGTGGATATGACACTACAATAGTGGATGAGGATCCAAATAGATTAGTTCCATTAGATGAGTTACGCATATTAGAAAGAGAAGGAAAAATAAATAAAGTTTACGACGAATTTTTTACTACATGTGGCATCGGAACCAATGTGGAAAGCAGTAAAAAAATAGGCAGAGGAATTGCTGGCGACTTGAAGACTAATAAAGTAAATGTGGCATTATTAACTTCTACCTGA
- a CDS encoding zinc-dependent alcohol dehydrogenase, producing MSEKMKAAVITDERKVEILEIEKPVPREGEILVKIKACALCTWEQRTFLKITKMPLPFLGGHEMAGVIESVGEGVDEEEFPIGQRVAVRSFNSCGRCYYCRQGKENLCINAHKPQPGPRREIGGPGGLGQYLVVKPQDIFKLPNDLPFEYGAFTEPLACVVNSMEQAQVKLGNDVVIIGAGIMGLLHVMVSKLRGARVIVSEPDPVRREKAKEAGADITINPLEENFVEKIKSLTEGRGADVIFNTTAIAKIAEEAVQGLGKTGRVIMYSSIHPDEPISVSPNWIHNTQVVITGAVSPPVEAFHTSSILLSKGLVVPDKLISAKFPLEEAQKAFEEAIKPDTYRIVVMNE from the coding sequence ATGAGTGAAAAGATGAAGGCAGCAGTTATAACGGATGAAAGGAAGGTAGAGATATTAGAAATAGAAAAGCCAGTTCCAAGAGAAGGGGAAATACTGGTAAAGATTAAAGCATGTGCACTTTGTACATGGGAACAAAGAACTTTTCTAAAAATAACAAAGATGCCTCTACCATTTTTAGGAGGGCATGAAATGGCAGGGGTTATTGAGTCTGTTGGGGAAGGGGTGGATGAGGAAGAGTTCCCAATAGGTCAAAGGGTTGCAGTACGATCCTTTAATTCCTGTGGTAGATGTTATTACTGTAGACAGGGAAAAGAAAATCTATGTATTAATGCTCATAAACCTCAACCTGGTCCACGTAGGGAAATAGGTGGACCGGGGGGGTTGGGACAATATCTTGTTGTAAAACCACAAGACATATTTAAACTTCCTAACGACCTACCCTTTGAATACGGTGCATTTACTGAACCATTAGCCTGTGTAGTAAATAGTATGGAACAGGCTCAAGTGAAATTAGGAAATGATGTAGTAATAATCGGTGCAGGAATAATGGGATTATTACATGTAATGGTTAGTAAATTGAGAGGGGCAAGGGTTATAGTCAGTGAACCAGATCCAGTTAGGAGAGAAAAAGCTAAAGAAGCTGGTGCAGATATAACAATTAATCCATTAGAAGAAAATTTTGTAGAAAAAATTAAAAGTCTTACTGAAGGAAGGGGCGCAGATGTAATCTTTAACACTACTGCTATAGCAAAGATAGCTGAGGAAGCAGTTCAAGGCTTAGGGAAAACTGGTAGAGTTATAATGTATAGCTCCATCCATCCAGATGAACCCATTTCAGTAAGCCCCAACTGGATTCATAATACTCAAGTAGTAATTACAGGTGCAGTAAGTCCACCTGTAGAAGCATTCCATACATCATCCATATTGCTTTCTAAAGGATTAGTCGTACCTGATAAATTGATATCTGCTAAATTCCCGTTAGAAGAAGCCCAGAAAGCTTTCGAAGAAGCAATTAAGCCAGATACCTACAGAATAGTAGTTATGAATGAATAG
- a CDS encoding DMT family transporter, whose translation MKDKKYPSIGRGEAWALLAAFSYALTNVVLKWALADAPPLFGAAIKTMPMWLISIIVFLGKEYLKKLNPRSEDFIGMDSILILALLGFIVYVLGNWAFFEALKVGAVILTTPIMGTQAMWATLISYIFLKEKMNFPMILGMLISFLGVILLTIGNLGGNIMLEGWQKAVPLTLLAALCYSSSGVIKRYLFTKKSLDRWTVSFLEVTTGEILLHIIFLIQGNNYYSIIPCITISKFIFAGLFGALAIISITTATSLTQVASATTINSTQTAIAPILAMILLGEKVNLEVGLGIILIMAGVMIVQLKKPVTD comes from the coding sequence TTGAAAGATAAAAAATACCCTTCAATAGGCAGGGGAGAAGCTTGGGCCTTATTGGCTGCTTTTAGCTATGCATTAACAAATGTAGTTTTAAAATGGGCTCTTGCTGATGCTCCCCCTCTTTTTGGGGCAGCAATTAAAACCATGCCTATGTGGTTAATTTCAATTATAGTCTTTCTTGGTAAGGAATATTTGAAGAAGTTAAATCCTAGGTCTGAGGATTTTATTGGTATGGATAGTATTCTCATATTAGCTTTATTAGGATTTATAGTTTATGTTTTAGGGAATTGGGCCTTTTTTGAGGCCTTAAAAGTAGGTGCAGTTATATTGACTACACCTATTATGGGAACCCAGGCTATGTGGGCTACTTTGATTTCCTATATTTTTTTAAAGGAAAAGATGAATTTCCCCATGATCCTAGGAATGCTTATAAGTTTTTTAGGTGTCATACTATTAACAATAGGAAATTTGGGAGGAAATATAATGTTAGAAGGATGGCAAAAAGCTGTTCCTTTGACGCTTTTAGCCGCTTTATGTTATTCCTCCTCTGGAGTTATAAAACGGTATTTATTCACCAAGAAATCCTTAGATAGATGGACTGTAAGCTTTTTAGAAGTGACTACGGGAGAGATTTTACTTCATATAATTTTTTTGATCCAAGGTAACAATTACTATTCAATAATTCCATGTATTACTATTAGTAAGTTTATCTTTGCAGGCTTATTTGGTGCTCTTGCTATTATTTCTATTACAACGGCTACTTCATTAACCCAAGTTGCTAGCGCCACAACCATTAATTCTACCCAAACTGCAATAGCACCAATCTTAGCCATGATTTTATTAGGTGAAAAAGTAAATCTGGAAGTAGGATTAGGAATAATTTTGATTATGGCTGGAGTAATGATAGTCCAGTTGAAGAAACCAGTTACCGATTAG
- a CDS encoding class I fructose-bisphosphate aldolase produces the protein MKRRLNNIFRKDGKSVVLAMDHGNGLNVLPELNDTGEILKKCVEGGIDAILTTYGIATTFQEELGNIGLILRIDGGTSYLAKTYDKSMEVIYSIEDAIRVGADAVLCMGFPGASNEDVTLKGLARLVSEATRWNFVVGAEMLPRGFEGDDDARTPENIASACRIGVELGADFIKTDYTGDIESFKKVVEGCYKPVLVLGGGATKSEKDLLQMIKEAMTAGAKGVIIGRNIWRHETPDKLVKAIVAIVHEDADVEEALKLL, from the coding sequence ATGAAGAGAAGATTAAATAATATTTTTAGAAAAGATGGAAAGTCAGTAGTATTAGCAATGGACCATGGTAATGGTTTAAATGTTTTACCAGAATTAAATGATACAGGCGAAATATTAAAAAAGTGTGTTGAAGGCGGTATTGATGCCATACTCACTACCTATGGAATAGCTACAACATTTCAAGAAGAATTAGGGAATATCGGATTAATACTAAGAATTGATGGAGGTACATCATATCTTGCCAAAACTTACGATAAAAGTATGGAAGTAATATATAGCATTGAAGATGCCATAAGAGTTGGTGCTGATGCAGTGCTCTGTATGGGATTTCCAGGTGCAAGTAATGAAGATGTAACCCTTAAAGGATTAGCTAGATTAGTAAGTGAAGCAACCCGATGGAATTTTGTAGTTGGTGCCGAAATGCTTCCAAGGGGATTTGAGGGAGATGATGATGCAAGAACTCCAGAAAATATAGCATCTGCATGCAGGATAGGTGTAGAATTAGGAGCAGATTTTATTAAGACAGATTATACAGGAGATATTGAAAGCTTTAAAAAGGTAGTTGAAGGCTGTTATAAACCTGTTTTAGTACTTGGCGGAGGAGCAACTAAGTCTGAAAAGGATTTGCTTCAGATGATAAAGGAAGCTATGACAGCAGGAGCAAAAGGTGTAATTATAGGTAGGAATATTTGGAGACATGAAACACCAGATAAATTAGTTAAAGCTATAGTGGCAATAGTCCATGAAGATGCAGATGTGGAAGAAGCATTAAAATTATTATAA
- a CDS encoding PTS system mannose/fructose/sorbose family transporter subunit IID: MSDKVNNKKLSKKELVKSWFLWLTFCQSTYSYERMQAPGFAHSMAPIINKLYDKKEDRASALQRHLVFFNTQPTIGSIIPGITAAMEEEKANGAPVSDEAINAIKTGLMGPLAGIGDTLIQGAVVPILLAICIGISREGNVLGPVLYSILVSAVVMGVSYILYMQGYRFGSNAVENLLQSGTFNKVIMAAGVLGCTVIGALTAQYVSLSTPITMTFGESKIALQADIIDKVFPGLLPLLLTFGVYKLLQKGVSPARIMLIIIVAGVVGSLIGIF; the protein is encoded by the coding sequence TTGAGCGATAAGGTTAATAATAAAAAGTTGTCTAAAAAGGAATTAGTAAAATCGTGGTTTTTATGGCTTACTTTTTGTCAATCTACCTATAGTTATGAAAGGATGCAAGCTCCAGGTTTTGCACACTCTATGGCTCCAATAATTAATAAATTATACGACAAGAAAGAAGATAGAGCATCAGCATTACAAAGACATTTGGTGTTTTTCAATACCCAACCAACTATCGGATCAATCATACCTGGAATTACAGCAGCTATGGAAGAGGAAAAGGCTAATGGAGCACCTGTAAGCGATGAAGCCATAAATGCAATTAAAACAGGGTTAATGGGTCCTTTGGCAGGAATCGGAGATACTTTAATTCAAGGGGCTGTAGTTCCAATATTATTGGCTATTTGTATAGGTATATCTAGAGAGGGTAATGTATTAGGACCTGTATTATACTCCATTTTAGTTTCTGCTGTAGTAATGGGTGTTAGCTATATACTCTACATGCAAGGTTATAGGTTTGGTAGTAATGCTGTTGAAAATTTACTCCAAAGTGGAACTTTTAATAAGGTAATTATGGCAGCTGGAGTATTAGGATGTACAGTAATAGGAGCCCTAACTGCTCAATATGTAAGTTTATCCACACCTATTACAATGACTTTTGGTGAATCGAAAATAGCCTTACAGGCAGATATAATTGATAAAGTTTTCCCTGGTCTACTTCCTTTGCTATTGACCTTTGGTGTATATAAGTTGCTACAAAAAGGAGTAAGCCCAGCAAGGATAATGCTAATTATAATTGTAGCCGGAGTTGTAGGAAGTTTAATAGGAATATTCTAG
- a CDS encoding PTS mannose/fructose/sorbose/N-acetylgalactosamine transporter subunit IIC, translated as MEITAFKAFLIALVYYLGNSSWLFGVGYYTLYRPLVAGLIVGIILGDPVQGTIIGATINLMYVGFISAGGALPGDPALAGTLGTALAISSGLEPEAALALAVPLGLLGTLIWFGRMTLNSFFVHWVDKRAEEGDARGVSLLNMIPAQVFLFIISFIPVFLAVLYGPQAVESAIAFLGENVLSALMVVGGMMPALGIAMNLRAIFKGDNRAYFFLGFFLSIYLKLDVIGIAIFGAIAAFIHMTFKKDILESESNV; from the coding sequence TTGGAAATTACCGCTTTTAAGGCATTTTTAATAGCTTTGGTATATTATCTGGGCAATTCCAGTTGGCTTTTTGGAGTTGGATATTACACATTATATAGACCTTTGGTTGCAGGACTTATAGTTGGAATTATACTTGGAGATCCAGTTCAAGGAACTATTATAGGTGCGACTATTAACCTTATGTATGTAGGATTTATATCTGCTGGAGGAGCATTACCTGGTGATCCAGCTTTGGCGGGAACTTTAGGTACAGCATTAGCCATAAGTTCAGGGCTAGAACCAGAAGCAGCTTTAGCATTGGCAGTACCATTGGGTTTGTTGGGAACTTTAATATGGTTTGGCAGGATGACATTGAATTCCTTTTTTGTTCACTGGGTTGATAAACGGGCAGAAGAAGGAGATGCTAGAGGAGTTTCATTATTAAACATGATACCAGCACAAGTTTTCCTATTTATAATAAGTTTTATACCAGTATTTTTAGCAGTATTATATGGTCCACAAGCAGTAGAATCTGCAATAGCTTTCCTTGGAGAAAACGTATTAAGTGCATTAATGGTAGTAGGAGGCATGATGCCTGCTCTAGGTATTGCAATGAACTTAAGAGCAATATTTAAAGGTGATAATCGTGCATACTTTTTCTTAGGGTTCTTTTTAAGCATTTATCTAAAATTAGATGTAATAGGAATAGCAATATTTGGAGCAATAGCGGCATTTATCCATATGACTTTCAAAAAGGATATTTTGGAATCGGAAAGCAATGTTTAA
- a CDS encoding PTS system mannose/fructose/N-acetylgalactosamine-transporter subunit IIB yields the protein MVNIVLTRIDDRLIHGQVMTAWVKSTEGNRIIIVDDAVAQDQFLQRVLKMAAPPGIKVEVYDVGEGAEALKAEAKEGERVIILVKYPHTIEKLVDKGVKIEKLIVGGMGAGPGRKKFYRNISVSEEEKAIFSRLLDKGVEIDIRIVPDDKPIEISTLL from the coding sequence ATGGTAAACATTGTTTTAACTAGGATTGATGACAGATTAATTCATGGTCAGGTTATGACAGCCTGGGTAAAATCAACAGAAGGCAATAGGATAATCATTGTAGACGACGCAGTAGCACAGGACCAATTCCTTCAGAGAGTATTAAAAATGGCAGCACCTCCTGGCATAAAAGTTGAAGTATATGATGTAGGAGAAGGAGCTGAAGCATTAAAAGCAGAGGCCAAAGAAGGTGAAAGGGTAATTATTTTAGTTAAATATCCTCATACTATCGAAAAACTAGTGGATAAAGGGGTTAAAATTGAAAAATTAATAGTTGGAGGCATGGGAGCAGGCCCTGGAAGGAAGAAATTCTACAGAAATATTTCAGTATCAGAGGAGGAAAAGGCTATCTTTTCTCGATTATTAGATAAGGGGGTGGAAATCGATATCAGAATAGTACCTGATGACAAGCCTATTGAAATATCTACACTGTTATAA
- a CDS encoding PTS sugar transporter subunit IIA yields MIGILIVTHGKFGHELLKSAELIIGQQKNVLTLGLEHGDSIEELHHQIKTSIEKLDEGDGVLVLTDLFGGSPSNAAAANMEHLNFHSLTGVNLPMLIEVLSMRECVDIGELVDSAFKAGYEGIKNIGAILNNNI; encoded by the coding sequence ATGATTGGAATATTAATTGTCACACATGGAAAATTTGGACATGAACTATTAAAAAGTGCTGAGCTCATAATAGGACAGCAAAAAAATGTTTTAACGTTAGGCCTTGAACATGGGGATAGTATTGAAGAATTACACCATCAAATTAAAACTTCAATAGAAAAATTGGATGAAGGAGATGGAGTCTTAGTCTTAACTGATTTATTTGGAGGAAGTCCTTCAAATGCAGCGGCAGCAAATATGGAGCATTTAAATTTTCATAGTCTTACGGGAGTGAATTTACCAATGCTTATAGAAGTTCTTAGCATGAGAGAATGTGTAGATATAGGAGAGTTGGTTGACTCTGCATTTAAAGCCGGATATGAAGGTATTAAAAACATTGGAGCAATATTAAATAATAATATATAA
- a CDS encoding sigma 54-interacting transcriptional regulator produces MTRKEKVFNCLQALCDQVTLDDLEGGFSGFQASEVGQKADISRNNASAELNALTAEKRIVKIKGRPVYFFTRERLEELLSIKLEDKVFEVDSINYFIERKNDSKNAIKVEEKSFEKLIGANGSLDLPIKQAKAAILYPPRGLHTLLVGSTGVGKTTFAEMMYNFAVESGTIDSDAEFVIFNCSEYANNPQLLLSQLFGYKKGAFTGADTDKAGLVEKSNGGVLLLDEIHRLPPEGQEMLFLLMDKNIYRRLGETGNTRKANVLLIGATTEDVNSSLLQTFLRRIPMVIKLPDLSEKPLIERLQLIKQFFLDEAKCVQVPIRVSKDVIKAFLLYDCNGNIGQLKSDIQLTCARGFLDYRTYDKDRIEIHTSLLHDYIYKGLLKRGYNNQEIMDLIGRDNSNYYEFTPFDEGFTMLGEYDISEDLYKIIKEKHIEYSKQGYSKQKINQMLNVYIEEYIKRLIKRFDIVRGIPKDEELFKIVSPKVYYAMELALNLVEQKFKKRYNKKVLIGLCMHICALMERSYEGKTLDYPQLNDIVLNNPVELNAARLIKEILEEELGISIPKEEIGIIAMFLSSVNADLGESEGAIGVIVLAHGKSTASSIADTVNSLLGTKHCKAIDMPLDCKVEEVLDKTINMVKSIVQGKGVLLMVDMGSLVAFAEIVTKKTGIETKSVEMVSTPMVLEAVRKAMLPEMTLNQLCEDIQNVGPYIGRVLTKDIKNKVLIDEPKTIITTCLTGQGSAIKLVQFINNALPIIKDYNVNLVPLNYDQDTKLNGIETKNLIAVVGTVDLKIPDVPYIPIDEVIIGDGLKTLEKLITGQELGNYNKPSEYSIIGVLEETLAFLNPIKAYEIIRNVFIKIINELGLVNNDRMRIGFLFHTCTMVERVLTGESLTYNNIQRLIQAKPQLYKVIKNNLQEIEEKFGIEIPDTEIGYIMDFFDAQ; encoded by the coding sequence TTGACTAGAAAAGAAAAGGTTTTCAATTGTTTACAAGCTCTTTGCGACCAGGTGACTTTAGACGATTTAGAAGGTGGTTTTTCCGGTTTTCAGGCATCGGAAGTTGGACAAAAGGCCGATATAAGTAGAAATAATGCTAGTGCAGAGCTTAATGCACTGACGGCAGAAAAGAGAATAGTTAAGATTAAAGGTAGGCCAGTCTACTTTTTTACTAGGGAGAGATTGGAGGAACTTCTTTCCATAAAACTGGAAGATAAGGTATTTGAAGTAGATTCAATCAATTATTTTATTGAAAGGAAGAACGATTCTAAGAATGCAATTAAAGTAGAGGAAAAATCCTTTGAAAAGTTAATAGGGGCTAATGGAAGCTTAGATCTTCCAATTAAACAGGCCAAGGCAGCAATATTATATCCACCTAGGGGACTTCATACCTTGTTAGTAGGCTCTACTGGAGTGGGAAAAACCACATTTGCAGAGATGATGTATAATTTTGCAGTGGAATCTGGTACCATAGACTCAGATGCGGAATTTGTAATTTTTAACTGTTCAGAATATGCCAACAATCCCCAATTATTATTATCCCAATTATTTGGTTATAAAAAGGGTGCCTTTACAGGAGCAGATACTGATAAAGCAGGTCTTGTGGAAAAGAGCAATGGAGGAGTACTATTATTAGATGAGATACACCGGCTTCCACCTGAAGGTCAGGAAATGCTTTTCTTGTTAATGGACAAGAATATCTATAGGCGTCTTGGAGAGACGGGAAATACTAGAAAGGCCAATGTGTTATTAATAGGAGCTACTACTGAAGATGTTAACTCCAGCCTATTGCAAACCTTTTTAAGAAGGATTCCAATGGTAATAAAATTACCGGATCTATCTGAAAAGCCTTTAATAGAAAGGCTTCAACTTATTAAACAGTTTTTCCTTGATGAGGCAAAATGTGTACAAGTACCCATTAGAGTCAGCAAAGACGTAATAAAAGCCTTCCTTCTATATGATTGTAATGGGAATATTGGGCAGTTAAAAAGCGATATACAATTGACCTGTGCTAGAGGTTTTTTGGATTATAGAACCTATGATAAGGATAGGATAGAAATACACACATCTTTATTACACGACTACATATATAAGGGACTATTAAAACGAGGATATAATAATCAGGAGATAATGGATCTTATTGGTAGAGATAATAGTAACTATTATGAATTTACGCCCTTTGATGAAGGGTTTACAATGTTAGGCGAATATGATATTTCTGAGGACTTATATAAAATTATCAAAGAAAAACATATAGAGTATTCCAAGCAAGGTTATTCCAAACAAAAAATTAATCAAATGCTAAACGTATATATAGAAGAGTATATTAAAAGACTTATAAAGAGATTCGATATTGTAAGGGGGATTCCAAAGGATGAAGAGTTGTTTAAGATAGTCAGTCCAAAAGTCTATTATGCTATGGAATTGGCTTTAAATCTTGTAGAGCAAAAATTCAAGAAAAGATATAACAAGAAGGTCCTTATTGGGCTCTGTATGCATATTTGCGCTTTGATGGAAAGGAGTTATGAGGGAAAGACTTTGGATTATCCTCAATTAAATGATATAGTGCTCAATAATCCCGTTGAATTAAATGCAGCAAGGTTAATTAAGGAGATACTTGAAGAGGAATTAGGTATAAGTATTCCTAAGGAAGAAATAGGAATTATAGCCATGTTCTTAAGTTCAGTTAATGCAGACTTAGGGGAGTCAGAAGGAGCAATAGGGGTAATTGTTTTAGCCCATGGTAAATCTACTGCTTCTAGTATAGCAGATACAGTAAATAGTTTACTAGGAACCAAACATTGTAAAGCTATAGATATGCCCTTAGACTGTAAAGTGGAGGAAGTCCTTGATAAAACAATAAATATGGTAAAATCTATCGTTCAAGGCAAAGGAGTACTTCTTATGGTGGATATGGGTTCATTAGTTGCTTTTGCAGAAATAGTAACAAAAAAGACTGGTATAGAAACTAAATCTGTGGAAATGGTTTCAACGCCTATGGTGTTAGAAGCGGTAAGAAAGGCTATGCTTCCAGAAATGACCCTTAACCAGCTTTGTGAAGATATTCAAAATGTAGGTCCTTATATTGGTAGAGTACTTACTAAGGATATAAAAAATAAAGTGCTAATTGATGAACCTAAGACAATTATTACCACCTGTTTAACAGGACAGGGAAGTGCCATAAAACTTGTTCAGTTTATAAATAATGCGCTACCTATAATCAAAGATTATAACGTTAATTTGGTGCCATTAAATTATGACCAGGATACTAAATTGAATGGGATAGAAACAAAAAACCTGATTGCAGTAGTGGGAACGGTAGATTTAAAGATTCCCGATGTGCCATATATTCCAATTGATGAAGTTATTATTGGAGATGGATTAAAGACACTTGAGAAATTGATAACAGGACAAGAATTAGGCAATTATAATAAGCCTTCAGAATATAGCATTATTGGTGTACTAGAAGAAACATTGGCATTTCTAAATCCAATCAAAGCTTATGAAATTATTAGAAATGTATTTATTAAGATAATTAATGAACTGGGATTGGTAAACAATGATCGTATGAGAATAGGGTTTTTGTTTCACACCTGTACCATGGTAGAGAGGGTATTAACAGGTGAAAGTTTAACGTATAATAATATTCAGAGGTTGATTCAAGCAAAACCTCAGTTATATAAGGTAATAAAAAATAATTTACAAGAAATTGAGGAGAAATTTGGCATTGAGATTCCTGATACAGAAATAGGATATATAATGGATTTTTTTGATGCACAATAA